A section of the Desulfuribacillus stibiiarsenatis genome encodes:
- a CDS encoding ComEC/Rec2 family competence protein, translating into MSVNIKVLKALHGDCLIITFGPKQDKFILIDGGIGKECYRSIKEFIKSLKEMNATLRLLILTHIDSDHIDGILRLFSESDFDTKIIDRMWFNFGEFLDKELKVSRESQKSGILLPDETTLISWKQGNNLEEILKKARIQYEKAVKNYDEFYIDGSYIRVLSPSLEILKAFNKQWMVENEQEVRISTKTDYSFSIEELNDMEFIENISLANRSSIAFIFEYENRKALFLGDASAVEIEKSLSKLGYSEDNQLEIDICKISHHASKHNTSNNLIRMMKCKNYIISTNLTASGRPTKECLSRIICNSKQAVNFYCNYEIDFNTIFTKEEFGKYEMKFITIDKSGINLEDLPR; encoded by the coding sequence ATGTCTGTAAATATTAAAGTTTTAAAAGCTCTTCATGGAGATTGCTTAATTATAACTTTTGGACCAAAGCAAGACAAATTTATTCTAATTGATGGTGGAATAGGAAAAGAGTGTTATAGAAGTATAAAAGAGTTCATAAAAAGTCTTAAAGAGATGAACGCGACATTGAGATTACTGATACTGACACATATTGATTCAGATCATATTGATGGTATATTAAGGCTCTTTTCCGAATCTGATTTTGATACGAAAATAATTGATAGAATGTGGTTCAATTTCGGGGAATTTTTAGATAAAGAGTTAAAAGTAAGTAGAGAAAGTCAAAAAAGTGGGATTTTACTTCCTGACGAGACAACTTTAATTAGTTGGAAACAAGGAAATAACCTTGAGGAAATACTAAAGAAAGCTAGAATCCAGTATGAAAAAGCTGTTAAAAATTATGATGAATTTTACATAGACGGATCATATATACGGGTACTTTCACCAAGCTTAGAGATACTCAAAGCTTTTAATAAGCAGTGGATGGTAGAAAATGAGCAAGAAGTAAGAATATCAACGAAAACAGATTATAGTTTCTCGATAGAAGAATTAAATGATATGGAGTTTATTGAAAATATTTCGTTGGCCAATCGAAGTAGTATAGCATTTATTTTTGAGTATGAGAACAGAAAAGCATTGTTTTTAGGAGATGCATCAGCAGTAGAAATTGAAAAATCTTTGTCAAAGCTAGGATACTCTGAAGATAATCAACTTGAAATCGATATATGCAAAATATCGCATCATGCTAGTAAGCATAATACTAGTAATAATCTAATACGTATGATGAAATGTAAAAACTATATCATAAGTACAAATCTTACGGCATCGGGAAGACCGACTAAAGAATGCTTAAGTAGAATCATATGTAATTCTAAACAAGCAGTTAATTTTTACTGTAACTACGAAATTGATTTTAATACAATCTTCACTAAAGAAGAATTTGGAAAATATGAGATGAAGTTCATTACAATCGATAAGAGTGGAATCAATTTGGAGGATTTACCTAGATGA